In Candidatus Cloacimonadota bacterium, the DNA window ATGACCGATGAGCATCCCTATTCCGTAGAGCAACATCAGATTGGGGCTGTATAAAATGCTGATATCCAGAAAGTGGCTGTGCATATCCAAAAGGCGCAGGATAAACTCCACAACCAATAAAAACAGGTAGGCTTTGCTGAGATCTATTGCTCCAACCAGCACTCCCATGGGTTTACTTATGTTTGTATAGATGTTTTCGGTATCGGCCAGTCCTGTACCCACTTTATATATATTCAGTGAACGGAAGTTTTTGGCGATGATCCTTGCGGTGGAATAGCTGCCATAGAGATAGGCTATCAGAAACAAGAGGGCGGCTACCAGGAATATCATCTATCCTCCCCGTAATATCGTTCACCAAAGATGGCACTGCCAATGCGCAACATATTTGCCCCTTCTTCCAGGGCAATTTCCCAATCGTGGCTCATGCCCATGGAGAGATAGTCAAAGCCTGCCGGAAGATCTGTGCGCACCTTTTCAAAAAGTTCTCTCAACTGCCGGAAATACGGCCTGCTGATCTCCGGATCGGGATGCAGCTTGCCGATGGTCATCAATCCTCTCACTCTTAGAGTGGAATACGAGGCTATCTTCCACAGCAGTTCTTCGGCATTACCGAAGTTCACTCCGCTTTTCTGCTCCTCTTCAGTAGTATTAACCTGGATCAAAATATCCTGGCTGCGATTTGTGCGTCCCAAAGCCTTGTGCAGTTTCTCTGCCAGATACACGGAATCTATGCTTTGAATGAGGTAGGGTTTCAAGCTGAGCAGTTGATTGATCTTGTTTGTCTGCAGATGGCCGATGAAGTGGAAGTAAAAGTCTTTATTTTGCATCATCGGCAGCTTGCGCATGGCTTCCTGTACCTTGTTTTCCGCGATGTGGGACACCCCGTTTTTAAGGGCTAATTCCATTGCTTCCACACTGTGGGTCTTGGTTACTGCTATCAGAGTTATTTGATCGGCTTCTCTGCCGCATCGAAGCAATACCTGCCCGATACGCTCTTGTATGTCTTTGATATTGTTGGCTATATCCTGCATCTAATCTCCTATTTCAACAGCAACATTTTGCGCGTGGAGCTGAAGCTCTCGCTTTTCAGACGATAGAAATACAAACCGCTGGCCAGCGCTCTGCCGGTGTTGTCAGTGCCATTCCATGTCACTTTGTGATTACCCTCGCTCATGTGTCCGTTTACCAAATTGCGTACCAATTGCCCCTTGGTGTTGTAGATATCCAGTCTGAGGTTCTGTGGCTTGCTTAGGTCAAACGCGATTGTGGTGTGGGGATTAAAAGGATTGGGGTAGTTTTGTGCCAGGTGGTTCGTAGCTGGAGTCTGTACATCATCATCGTTGTCCACATATCCCGTGGCAGCAAAAGACCCTTGGCGGTTCAAAGCTCCACGGAAGATTGTCCAAGGTGTGAGGTTGTTTACTTCAGAACGAAGATTGCTCAGCAGGACTCCCTGGGAATATCCGGTAATCAAGTTGAAATTGCCATTATTATGGAAGTCCACTAAAGTTCCGGGAGTAGCTCCGATATATGAAGTAAGATAAGGATAGCCGGGCATCATACTACCGTCGTGATTGAAGATATATATGTTGTTCACGCTACTATGCAGGATGATCTCGTATTGAGTGTCTCCATCCACATCTGCTACCAATGGCGGACAGTTGAAGATTACTCCTGTATTTACAGGGAATCCGTTGATGTGCTCTCCGTCTTGAGATATCACATATAAAGTGCCCCGATTTGATACGCAGACAATATCCAAAGAGCCATCCCGGTTGATATCCGCAGTGATATACCCTCCCAGGATTCTGAAGCTGGTCGCGATATTGAATTCGATCCCTTCCGGTCCTATCAGATAGGTATTGCTGGAGGTGCCCAAAGCAATCTTCCCGTTGTCCAGAATCACCGGACTTCCGTTGATTGCGCTATCAAGATTGAGTGCGTAATCCGGATTTTGACTGCCATCGGGATTTACGACCACCAGACCGCCATTACCCAGTCCTGCCACAATCTGCATGGGACCTTCAGGACTCAATTTTCCCACTGCCAAATTCGTCATGACTATACCGTTCAGTATCATGGGAAATCCCGGATAATCGTTTCCTTGATTGTCTAATACATACAGTTTGTTATCCATACCGGTAAATATAATCTCATTGCTAGAGTTGCCATCCAGATCGGCAATCACGGGGCTGAAGAGAAGGGTTGTCTGTGTGTCGTAGCTGAAGATCAGATATCCGGTTAAAGAAATGGCAAATACTTTACCTCTGCGATCCAGAATCACGATGTCGTCGCCGGCTTCGTCGTCGATCTGACCCATCGCTGCGCTGGAAGTTATATAAATCTCTTCAGGCGTACTGAAAGAAGAGACCTCTTGCCCATCCCCATCCACCACATGGACGATGCCAAACACGTCAAGATACAAAATTTCATTGTCGCCGTCTCCATCCTGATCCACCACCATCGGTGCGGAATTGCCGGCGCTGCTTGTCTCATACGGGAATTCTGCATCTATCAAAGTAATCTCATAAGTGATATCATAATGCTTTATGCCCGTTGTAAGATGACTGATAGGATCAAAAGATTCCAGAGCCAACCTCAACGTATAGTTTCCAAAACCGCAGTCCTGCGGAAGCTGCAGAGTGAGCGCCACATCTTCATTTGATTGCTCTCCGGGTTGTAACTCGCTGATTATGATGCATGAATCCATAGGCTCCACTCCCACCGGCATAGCTATGATCCGAAGTGATACATCATAGGCGTTTCCCCATCCTTCAGCGTTTGATATCACAGGCTTTACACTGATGATATCACCGGGATTGATGTTTCCGTCCGTATCGCCCAGAGAGTCATCGATACTGTAGCTTTCCAGACTCAGCATCGGCAAACTGGGATTGGGTAGTTTTACCTCCACAGAGGGATCGCCAAAGAGTATTTGCTCCATGTAGCACCAGCGCATCACATCGTTTGTGAGAGCTGCATTCAGGTTTTGTTCTCGGGAGTATGTAAGAGCTTTCCCCAATTCCCGCATATTCATTTGATACAGGCCAATAAAGAACTGTCGATCGTAATACTGGCTGGCACCATCGATGCCACCGGGCATATACCACCCATAACGAGTATTGCCTACAAAGGCAAACAATGCTCCTGATGATGTCAGCAAATGTTCGCCAATGCTCTCTCCGTCTCCAGAAGTGCGTTGGTCAAAGGCTGCAGGATAACACCCCTGAGAATACAGAAAGCCATATTCTGTGTTTTGAAGCAGAGAAACAGAGTTGTTACCTTGTCCCATCAGGAAGGTCTCGTTTGAGTGTCCCATGTGATTCATCACGTTCGCACCATTATTGATGCTCTCCACCACATATGCACCGCTGTACGAACCATCCCGTTCATAATGTGTGCTAAAGGCATATTCATCAGGAAGATACTGGGCTACGTCATCTTTGTAATCTCCGCCCCAAGTGAGTGGATCGGGATTCAGATTTTCTCCGAAGAAAACGGCGATGTTGTTGCTATAAGTACTGTTGTCTACATAATACGTGATTTTGTTGAAGATGTTTTGGAATTCAGCCAAAGTCTCTGCAGGAAAGCGGCCGATATGCAATTCCGGGATTAAGTCCGTATCATCCTGCATCTCGCCATAGATTTCGTTACCATTTGCATTCCAAGTGCCATCAAGATTGCTGTAATACAGATCCGAAGGCATGTGATTGTCCTCTGTAGAGCCCACTCTGCCAAACACTCCGCGTTCCGGTACCACTTCATCGTCACCGCCCAAGATCACATATTCCAGTTGATTGGAGGTGCCCAGGGAAGTTAGATACGCATCTATTATGAAGTTGCGCACTTTATCAGCGTTGTCCACACCGTCATAATTCGCATAGATAAACTCCGTGCTATAGATGCCCGTGCTGATGCCTTTGCTTTCGCGCCAACTGATGTATTCTGTAAACCAGGGAATGCGGGAAGCACTGGTGATCACGATCATCTGTTTTGCGTCTGCAGGGTCCAGATTGCGGCTTGCATAACGGTTTTGGGCAGCATTGCTGTAAGTACTGATGGTTTCTGGGTTATGAATCATATCTTGCAGGATTTGAAGCGTCTGTGGGTGCTTTGATGAGAATAGGGATTGCCGCTCTGCTTCCGAAGGATCAAACGAGCCGTGCAGGTACAGTTCAAAAGAATCGTAGGCAATCAGTTCCCTACTTACGGGATTGTAGCGGATGGGATACACATTGAAGAGCGCAATAGCGTAACCGCAATAGTATTGAGTTCCCAGATAGTCAAAATCCTTGTAGGGATAAAAATCGTTGCGTTCATACACTTGTGGATCGGCAGTGGTTTCGGTATATATGTTTGTGGAAGATATCGGCTCTTGCTGTTTGGCAAAATCAATGTATATGTCTCTGCCCAGATTGCTGGATTGCCCCCAACTGATTTCCGCTGTGTCATACTTTTCGCCGTAGGGTAAAAGCACGCGCAATTGATAGTAGTGCAGCATAGGTCTGCCAGGCTCCAGCATCAGAGTGTATTCACTGCTGTACTCATGCCTGTTTCCCGGATATGTATCCACGCTAACTCTTAGTCCTCCTAGAGTGGCCAGGATGCAGATAAGCGACATAATTAGCATTAACTTGCGCATGATGTATCTTCCTTATTCTCATGATGTCTATAATCAATTTCTTTAGCTATAATACAGAATCAAAAAGCCGCATATACGTCAAGAACAAATTGCAGTCTCCAAGGCGAGCGTATTTCTAAGGTAGAGCTTTTTATAATTCATCTTTCACAGGTACAAGCGGACGCTGTTCCGCCTATATCCGGCGCTACAGCGAGCGCCGGCACTACACCACCCTTCTCCCCCAGAGAATCATCTATTGGTGAACCTGATATTATCGGGTTATCATCGAGTGAGCACAGGATGATAACACCTTGATATCAGCTTCATCACTGCATCAAACAAAGGGAAAGAGGAGTCGCTGTAGCAATATGGAAAATGCCACCCCAAGCTTGACATGACCTCAGTTGCGCTCAAGTATGTCTCCCTTCAGATAACGCTGTTTCAAACGCTTAAGGTCATTATATTGTGAAAGTACCAATCCCAGCAAAGTGAGGGCCAGCCCCACTATAGTGCGAATCCCGATGGGATCTCCCAGAATGAAAAACGCCAGCACAACCGTAAAGACGGGGATCAGGTTTGTAAAGATATTGGATTTTGCTACACCCAAGCTGCGGATTACGTCTGTGTACAGCACAAAGGCTCCTATGGTAGCAAACAGCGACATTGCGACGATAGTTGTCAAACCTCTGAGGGAATGACTGACCATAAAGAAATGATTGCCATCAAAGATCAGGAACATGGGCAAGAAATACAGAGCTCCGAAAAAAGACTGATATGCCACAATAGTCAGTGTGCTGTATTTCAAAGTAAGCGGGCGCACTGTGAGGCTATAGCCCACCGCACCAAAGATTGCCAGTCCCAAAAACTTGACTCCCTTTAGAGTAGCAGACAAGTCTCCGCTGCCATAGCTCATAATCCCTACACCCAAGCAGGAAACTATCACTCCCATAATTACGTAGATGCTTAGCTTTTCTTTCAAGATGAGCCAGGCACCGATAGCTGCGAAAATGGGGATCGTGGCAATGATGATACTGCCCATCGAGCTTGAAACGAACTGCATGCCATTTGCCTCTCCATTGAAGTACAGAAAAGGCTCAAAGAATGCCACTATCATCATGCGCCATAGGTCTTTAGCCTGCATCTTTTGCCAATGCCGACTAATGACCATCAGTCCAAAGAGCAGGACTGAGGCCAGAAATAAGCGTAGAAACACAATTTCATAAGGACGGTAGGTTTCGAAAGCGATTTTGTACCATACAAAAGTGATAGCCCAGAAGAACATCGCTCCAATGGCGCGCAGATATGTAATCCAGAGTTTCATTAGCTAAATTCTATCACTTCCCCACCGGGAATGTGCTTCAAAGCGCCGTCATCATTAATGTCCCGGCATACACCTGCTTCAATCTCGCCACTGTCTGTGTAGCCACGTATCTCCCAGAATCCGGGTATATAATGATCCATTAGTTCAATTCTAATGATGCTTTTGGCAGATTTGTAGCCCCAAAGATAGGGGATAAAAGCACGGATTGGTCCGCCATAATTCTCGTCCAAGAGCTCTCCGTCGAATGCCCAGGCAACCAGTGAGCGTTCCTTTTGCCCTATTGCCAGAGGAATCGAGGTGTCATACACATCTCCCACCGACCAAAAGCGCAGATAGCGGCACCCGGAAAGTATTTTTGCGTGATCCAGCAGGTTTGCGATCCTCACTCCCGTCCAGGCACCATACACAGACCAGCGGGTAACGCTGGTGAGCCGGGCATTAACTGTTTCTACCTGAAACTCCTGCAAATCCTGCCAGCTAAGCTTGACGGGATTCTCGCAAAGTCCGCAAATCTCCAGCTTCCAGTTTTCCCTATCCAAAGCCCCGGGATGCCCTTCAGCCCAGAAAACGGGGGTATTTATCTTAGCAAGTTTATGCATCTTTATCTCCCAAATGTTCGATGATATCTCCGGGTAACACGGAATATGAATGCTGCTTCCGGCACAATCTTTCTGCGGTGCTACCCATCAGCAGGGCAGCCGAGCAAACAGCTTGATATAGGGGCAGATTTTGGGCAGCAAATGACGCTATGATGCCTGCCAGAAGGTCTCCGCTGCCCCCGGTGGCCAAAGCGTCGTTCCCGGCACGGATCACCAGAGTTTTATCCCCGTCTGCATACAGGCTGCTATGCCCCTTCAACAGGATTGCACAGCCCCATGCCGCCTGAGCTTCGTTCAAGCGGGCGATGAGATCTGCATCCAAATCCTGTAGAGATATCCCCGCCAATCGGCAAAACTCCGCCTTGTGCGGCGTTAGCACAAAGTTACCTAGTTTCAGGAGTGGAATCAAGTCCCGGTTTTGCGCCAGTAACGTGATGGCGTCGGCATCTATCACACAAGGACATTCGGCATATTTCAGAATGATGCTTAGCAGGTGCAAGGCATATTCGTCCAAGCCCATTCCGGAGCCGATGCAAATGGCGTCGGCACGCTTGAGAAGCTCTTTCAGCTCCTTTTGGCAAGGCATATTCTTACTGGTTTCGGGAATGGCAAAATTCATCACCTCATCGCATGCTGCGGTGTAGAACGAAATTACTTCTTTGCGGGAGCAGATATGCACCAATCCTGCTCCACTACGTAAAGCGGATCTTGCAGATAGACGGACGCTACCCACATAACCCGGGCTTCCGCCAAAGATGTACACTCTGCCAAAATCCCCCTTATGTGCATTAGCAGGACGTTCAGGCAGGATGCACTCATTGTATATGTATGCAGCGGTGTCTTCCTTGTAGATTTCGGGAATACCGATGGGTATGCGTAAGAGCTTTCCACAGCGGAGGCAGCCATTTTGCAGGATATGGCCATACTTCAGCTCTTCGATGGCAAGCGTAAGGTCTGCTTTCATGCACTCCCCATTGCCATTATCTGCGTCCAATCCGGATGGAATATCTATGGCTACCACCACTTCCGCCATGCTGGAGAATGCGGTAAAAGCATTATGTATCAGAGGCGGCAAATCCCCTTTGAAACCGATACCAAAGACTGCATCAATCAGAACAGGGATCACTCCGATAGCTTCAAGCACCGATCCCCGCAAGTCTCGTTGAGAGTTGATATCAAAGATAGGAATATCCAGCTTTTCGCATAGTAAACGGTTGTTTCTGCTTTCTTCGCTCATCTTACCTGTCCCCAGACTGAATATCAGAATTTCGGGACAAAAGGCAAAAAGATGCCGGGCAATTACATAGCCATCGCCGCCATTGTTGCCTGTTCCGCAAAGCACTACCACGCCATCCTGTACCTGATCAGGATACTCCCTCATAATATGATCGGCGCAGCGAGCTCCCGCAACCTCCATCAATACATGGGATGGAATGCCAAATTCGTCAATGGTTTTTCTGTCGATAGCTTGCATTTCTGTGCGGGAAAGAATCCGTTCCATACTCACCTCCTGAAGTGATCGGCATTAAAGAGTTTAATCTCGATGGTGGTACCTTCGTTGATCGCACTTTCCACCACGCGGATCCTACCTTGATGGTATTCTTCTATGATGCGCTTTGCCAGGCTGAGCCCCAGCCCCCAACCTCTGGTTTTGCTGGTCACTCCAGGATCAAAGACCTTTTTCCATTCTCTGCGGGGAATGCCTTTGCCTTCATCGCGGATTTGGATATACACATAGGGATCCTTCTGGGTGGCAGTCAGGATGATATTGCCGCCCTTACCGGACATCGCATCCACACAGTTTTTGATCAGGTTTTCCAAAGTCCATTTGATCAATTCCTCATCCATCATCACATTTATTTGCTCGATTTTACTGATCAGATGGATATCGATACGAGAACCCAAGTGCGGCATACGATGACGAAAATACTCCACCACATCAAAGAGAACCTGATGTAGATTGTGAGGCTCCAACTTTGTGATGCTGCCCACTTTACCGAAGCGGGAGGCGATGTTGCGTAAATGCTCCAGATCTCCCCGCATGAAGTTCAATATCTGTGGCATATCCGGTCGTTCTACTCCTTCCGTGGGACTCTCTGCCATATAGTCTATCCAGCCCATCAGCGATGTAATGGGAGTTCCGAATTGATGGGCGGTTTCTTTGGCCAGACTTACCCACAGAGTGTCTTTCTCGCTGCGTTTCAATAATAGAAAGCCATAACTGCCAAAGAAAACTACCATCAGCGCCAAAAAGAGTTCCAGGATGATGATGTAGCGGATATAAGACAGAGATTGGGGATTGCTGAAGTAGATGTAGCCCATGGA includes these proteins:
- a CDS encoding HAMP domain-containing sensor histidine kinase, encoding MKQALRNSIPTGNRPKPSNRFHHLRVYIVLGSLFIFVFFAIYTQVLIQKAKTEQEYVPRIFARYIAYTDGYLRVAEKYAQLLTEVSSKYLQFTAQRDFQQQLWDYISTEFMQENPIPIIVTDDDFLPLVWKNVGVSPDSLYEELSEASKARLEEHISKMVQTPLIDEGTLTGYAFYSKPISFEQFIKNIDYEIIVTDRNREPLFWRNVNVDETARFHQLPIADQFDLLSRQSSMTEIPLLNEQDSMGYIYFSNPQSLSYIRYIIILELFLALMVVFFGSYGFLLLKRSEKDTLWVSLAKETAHQFGTPITSLMGWIDYMAESPTEGVERPDMPQILNFMRGDLEHLRNIASRFGKVGSITKLEPHNLHQVLFDVVEYFRHRMPHLGSRIDIHLISKIEQINVMMDEELIKWTLENLIKNCVDAMSGKGGNIILTATQKDPYVYIQIRDEGKGIPRREWKKVFDPGVTSKTRGWGLGLSLAKRIIEEYHQGRIRVVESAINEGTTIEIKLFNADHFRR
- a CDS encoding DMT family transporter yields the protein MKLWITYLRAIGAMFFWAITFVWYKIAFETYRPYEIVFLRLFLASVLLFGLMVISRHWQKMQAKDLWRMMIVAFFEPFLYFNGEANGMQFVSSSMGSIIIATIPIFAAIGAWLILKEKLSIYVIMGVIVSCLGVGIMSYGSGDLSATLKGVKFLGLAIFGAVGYSLTVRPLTLKYSTLTIVAYQSFFGALYFLPMFLIFDGNHFFMVSHSLRGLTTIVAMSLFATIGAFVLYTDVIRSLGVAKSNIFTNLIPVFTVVLAFFILGDPIGIRTIVGLALTLLGLVLSQYNDLKRLKQRYLKGDILERN
- a CDS encoding C25 family cysteine peptidase gives rise to the protein MRKLMLIMSLICILATLGGLRVSVDTYPGNRHEYSSEYTLMLEPGRPMLHYYQLRVLLPYGEKYDTAEISWGQSSNLGRDIYIDFAKQQEPISSTNIYTETTADPQVYERNDFYPYKDFDYLGTQYYCGYAIALFNVYPIRYNPVSRELIAYDSFELYLHGSFDPSEAERQSLFSSKHPQTLQILQDMIHNPETISTYSNAAQNRYASRNLDPADAKQMIVITSASRIPWFTEYISWRESKGISTGIYSTEFIYANYDGVDNADKVRNFIIDAYLTSLGTSNQLEYVILGGDDEVVPERGVFGRVGSTEDNHMPSDLYYSNLDGTWNANGNEIYGEMQDDTDLIPELHIGRFPAETLAEFQNIFNKITYYVDNSTYSNNIAVFFGENLNPDPLTWGGDYKDDVAQYLPDEYAFSTHYERDGSYSGAYVVESINNGANVMNHMGHSNETFLMGQGNNSVSLLQNTEYGFLYSQGCYPAAFDQRTSGDGESIGEHLLTSSGALFAFVGNTRYGWYMPGGIDGASQYYDRQFFIGLYQMNMRELGKALTYSREQNLNAALTNDVMRWCYMEQILFGDPSVEVKLPNPSLPMLSLESYSIDDSLGDTDGNINPGDIISVKPVISNAEGWGNAYDVSLRIIAMPVGVEPMDSCIIISELQPGEQSNEDVALTLQLPQDCGFGNYTLRLALESFDPISHLTTGIKHYDITYEITLIDAEFPYETSSAGNSAPMVVDQDGDGDNEILYLDVFGIVHVVDGDGQEVSSFSTPEEIYITSSAAMGQIDDEAGDDIVILDRRGKVFAISLTGYLIFSYDTQTTLLFSPVIADLDGNSSNEIIFTGMDNKLYVLDNQGNDYPGFPMILNGIVMTNLAVGKLSPEGPMQIVAGLGNGGLVVVNPDGSQNPDYALNLDSAINGSPVILDNGKIALGTSSNTYLIGPEGIEFNIATSFRILGGYITADINRDGSLDIVCVSNRGTLYVISQDGEHINGFPVNTGVIFNCPPLVADVDGDTQYEIILHSSVNNIYIFNHDGSMMPGYPYLTSYIGATPGTLVDFHNNGNFNLITGYSQGVLLSNLRSEVNNLTPWTIFRGALNRQGSFAATGYVDNDDDVQTPATNHLAQNYPNPFNPHTTIAFDLSKPQNLRLDIYNTKGQLVRNLVNGHMSEGNHKVTWNGTDNTGRALASGLYFYRLKSESFSSTRKMLLLK
- a CDS encoding NAD(P)H-hydrate dehydratase; this translates as MERILSRTEMQAIDRKTIDEFGIPSHVLMEVAGARCADHIMREYPDQVQDGVVVLCGTGNNGGDGYVIARHLFAFCPEILIFSLGTGKMSEESRNNRLLCEKLDIPIFDINSQRDLRGSVLEAIGVIPVLIDAVFGIGFKGDLPPLIHNAFTAFSSMAEVVVAIDIPSGLDADNGNGECMKADLTLAIEELKYGHILQNGCLRCGKLLRIPIGIPEIYKEDTAAYIYNECILPERPANAHKGDFGRVYIFGGSPGYVGSVRLSARSALRSGAGLVHICSRKEVISFYTAACDEVMNFAIPETSKNMPCQKELKELLKRADAICIGSGMGLDEYALHLLSIILKYAECPCVIDADAITLLAQNRDLIPLLKLGNFVLTPHKAEFCRLAGISLQDLDADLIARLNEAQAAWGCAILLKGHSSLYADGDKTLVIRAGNDALATGGSGDLLAGIIASFAAQNLPLYQAVCSAALLMGSTAERLCRKQHSYSVLPGDIIEHLGDKDA
- a CDS encoding YggS family pyridoxal phosphate-dependent enzyme is translated as MQDIANNIKDIQERIGQVLLRCGREADQITLIAVTKTHSVEAMELALKNGVSHIAENKVQEAMRKLPMMQNKDFYFHFIGHLQTNKINQLLSLKPYLIQSIDSVYLAEKLHKALGRTNRSQDILIQVNTTEEEQKSGVNFGNAEELLWKIASYSTLRVRGLMTIGKLHPDPEISRPYFRQLRELFEKVRTDLPAGFDYLSMGMSHDWEIALEEGANMLRIGSAIFGERYYGEDR
- a CDS encoding molybdopterin-dependent oxidoreductase, translated to MHKLAKINTPVFWAEGHPGALDRENWKLEICGLCENPVKLSWQDLQEFQVETVNARLTSVTRWSVYGAWTGVRIANLLDHAKILSGCRYLRFWSVGDVYDTSIPLAIGQKERSLVAWAFDGELLDENYGGPIRAFIPYLWGYKSAKSIIRIELMDHYIPGFWEIRGYTDSGEIEAGVCRDINDDGALKHIPGGEVIEFS
- a CDS encoding glycerol-3-phosphate acyltransferase, which translates into the protein MIFLVAALLFLIAYLYGSYSTARIIAKNFRSLNIYKVGTGLADTENIYTNISKPMGVLVGAIDLSKAYLFLLVVEFILRLLDMHSHFLDISILYSPNLMLLYGIGMLIGHCLPVTHRFRGGRGIFTYMGFFAYFAFLPMVITAAVAVVLVMRFKQIRFAQYTIVILPVILFQFFFYLTNLYQGSLPPYFNSILIVNAFLMGGLNFVVSKRLGEF